One window from the genome of Lentibacillus daqui encodes:
- a CDS encoding acyltransferase family protein gives MERNAFFDNARLALIFLVVFGHMLQPFADDSQKINTLYMWIYTFHMPAFIFLSGFFAKGSGKKDYVLKLAKKLLLPYLIFQMVYTIFYFIIGKDSWQNGLFDPQWSLWFLFSLFSWHMLLYWFKKIPPVLGMAIAVEIGLLVGYFGEIGQTFSLSRTFVFFPFFLIGYWLKEEHVMLLKTKAARIISVIVMVSVAGAIYFAPEINSGWLLASKSYSDLDMPDFGGVARLLVYITSALMAMSVLAWVPKNKNMLTHLGTRTLYVYLLHGFFIQVFRHYDLFKVDNILDLAGLAVIAAVIVLLLSSKPIQVVSQPVIEGKLSSIRGVFSQASRKTEHS, from the coding sequence ATGGAAAGAAATGCGTTTTTTGATAATGCCAGACTAGCATTAATTTTTTTAGTGGTGTTTGGTCACATGCTTCAACCATTTGCAGACGACTCGCAGAAAATTAACACGCTATACATGTGGATTTATACATTTCATATGCCTGCATTTATCTTCTTATCCGGGTTTTTTGCAAAAGGGTCGGGCAAAAAAGACTATGTTCTAAAACTAGCAAAAAAATTGCTATTACCATATTTAATATTTCAGATGGTTTATACGATTTTTTATTTCATTATTGGCAAAGACAGCTGGCAAAACGGTCTGTTTGATCCGCAGTGGTCACTGTGGTTTTTGTTCAGTCTATTCAGCTGGCATATGCTGTTGTACTGGTTTAAAAAGATACCGCCCGTATTAGGTATGGCTATTGCTGTTGAAATTGGCTTGCTTGTTGGGTATTTCGGTGAGATTGGTCAAACATTTAGTTTATCACGTACCTTTGTGTTCTTTCCGTTCTTCCTGATTGGTTATTGGCTGAAAGAAGAACATGTCATGCTGTTAAAGACGAAAGCGGCAAGAATTATCTCGGTAATCGTCATGGTGTCGGTTGCCGGAGCAATTTATTTTGCGCCTGAAATAAACTCTGGCTGGCTATTGGCTTCCAAATCGTATAGTGATCTTGATATGCCGGATTTCGGTGGTGTTGCACGTCTGCTTGTTTATATCACTTCGGCGCTAATGGCGATGAGCGTTTTAGCCTGGGTTCCGAAAAATAAAAATATGCTCACCCATTTGGGAACAAGAACGTTATATGTGTATCTCCTGCATGGATTCTTTATTCAAGTATTCCGGCATTATGATTTGTTTAAGGTCGATAATATTTTGGATTTGGCTGGATTGGCCGTCATTGCGGCAGTTATCGTCCTTCTATTGTCAAGCAAACCAATTCAGGTGGTTTCACAACCGGTCATTGAGGGGAAATTATCATCTATAAGAGGTGTCTTTAGTCAGGCAAGTAGGAAAACAGAGCACAGCTAG
- a CDS encoding ABC1 kinase family protein, with protein sequence MQKPLKYNVIYRCTVIVWMTIKFIIQIYLFHVRHRIWDDRTWQKWNELLSKIAKEYRIKAVKLGGVLIKVGQFLSTRADLMPDVFIKELTGLVDRVPPVSFSYAKHVMEQEWGGSIDDHFSEILEKPIASASIGQVYQGRLLDGTLVAIKIRRRHVKETFHMDFKALKIVFWLMRVFTRLGKKTDLHTLYRELIFVMERELHFRQELDFAKYFKERYEGFPSIHIPDYYDELCTDKILVMEWVKGAKIVDVDFMHEHEINIRETAKTLFDFYFDQFFNPGYFHADPHAGNILIQEDGTIVIIDFGMIGEIRKQDTQLFKRLIQGIIVDDYDKILTALDEMKFLLPNADRNSLIKMFKQTIEMYENGSFNNMDNQVMEQIKDDIRIFIREQPIQLSADYAYLGRAVSIVLGILFGIYPQIDLGKWAKPLIKEWFGGKTFIESVYKEIAKDALKPVISFPKAMLDFLERGEKDRKWQKKKQYNRLLHQFYLLLEVISFIMVAGSGLTGIYAYQMRMSFLLIGCVIVLVIFFFILNLLFLRHYQMIQSNK encoded by the coding sequence GTGCAAAAGCCACTAAAATACAATGTTATCTATCGTTGTACGGTTATCGTTTGGATGACAATAAAGTTTATCATCCAAATATACCTTTTTCATGTTAGGCATCGAATCTGGGATGATCGAACATGGCAAAAATGGAATGAATTACTAAGCAAAATAGCCAAAGAATACCGGATCAAAGCGGTGAAGCTTGGCGGCGTATTAATCAAGGTTGGGCAATTTTTAAGTACAAGGGCTGACCTGATGCCAGATGTGTTCATCAAGGAATTAACGGGTCTGGTTGATCGCGTTCCACCTGTATCCTTTTCTTATGCAAAACACGTCATGGAGCAGGAATGGGGAGGCAGTATTGACGACCATTTTAGTGAAATACTGGAAAAACCGATCGCATCCGCATCCATCGGGCAAGTGTATCAAGGGAGGCTGCTTGATGGCACGCTTGTCGCTATTAAAATCCGCAGGCGTCATGTGAAAGAAACGTTTCATATGGATTTTAAAGCATTAAAAATTGTGTTTTGGCTGATGCGCGTGTTTACCAGGCTTGGAAAAAAGACCGACTTGCATACCTTGTACCGCGAATTAATTTTTGTCATGGAGCGAGAATTGCATTTTAGGCAGGAACTTGATTTTGCGAAATATTTCAAGGAACGTTATGAAGGGTTTCCATCCATACATATTCCGGATTATTATGATGAGTTGTGTACCGATAAAATTCTCGTCATGGAATGGGTGAAAGGTGCCAAAATAGTCGATGTCGATTTCATGCATGAACATGAGATTAATATTAGGGAGACCGCGAAAACTTTATTTGATTTTTATTTCGATCAATTTTTTAACCCTGGCTATTTTCATGCGGATCCACATGCAGGGAATATTCTGATTCAGGAAGACGGAACCATTGTCATTATTGACTTTGGAATGATTGGTGAAATTCGCAAACAGGATACCCAATTATTTAAACGCCTCATTCAAGGGATAATTGTCGATGATTATGACAAGATATTAACAGCACTGGATGAGATGAAATTTCTCCTGCCAAATGCCGACCGTAACTCCCTTATCAAAATGTTTAAGCAGACAATTGAAATGTATGAAAACGGCTCGTTTAATAATATGGATAACCAGGTAATGGAACAAATCAAGGATGATATTCGTATTTTCATTCGGGAACAGCCCATCCAGCTTTCGGCCGATTATGCTTATTTAGGTCGGGCCGTATCAATTGTGCTTGGTATATTATTTGGCATTTACCCACAAATCGATCTGGGAAAATGGGCCAAGCCATTGATAAAGGAGTGGTTTGGTGGCAAGACCTTTATCGAATCAGTATATAAGGAAATTGCCAAAGATGCACTAAAGCCAGTCATCTCTTTTCCTAAAGCGATGTTAGATTTCTTGGAAAGAGGGGAAAAGGATAGAAAATGGCAAAAGAAGAAACAGTATAATCGATTACTGCATCAGTTCTATTTGCTCCTTGAAGTCATATCATTTATTATGGTTGCAGGTAGTGGTTTGACAGGTATTTATGCTTATCAAATGAGAATGTCGTTCTTGCTAATCGGATGCGTGATTGTTCTGGTTATCTTTTTCTTTATCCTGAATTTGTTGTTTTTACGACATTATCAAATGATACAATCAAACAAATAG
- a CDS encoding phasin family protein — translation MGDLLRKGFLLGLGAAVSGKEKLEEKLKDLVDKNELTQEQARTVMNNFIEKGESKKSEWSTKQQNQTEKMLKDLGIATKEDMEVLRSRINDLEEKIGK, via the coding sequence ATGGGAGACTTATTACGTAAAGGATTTTTGTTGGGATTGGGTGCAGCTGTGAGTGGCAAGGAGAAATTGGAAGAGAAATTGAAAGATCTGGTTGATAAAAATGAGTTAACTCAGGAACAGGCACGTACTGTAATGAACAATTTTATTGAAAAAGGCGAATCCAAAAAAAGCGAATGGAGTACCAAGCAACAAAACCAGACTGAAAAAATGCTCAAAGACTTAGGCATTGCAACCAAAGAAGATATGGAGGTACTACGTTCAAGAATCAATGACCTGGAAGAAAAAATAGGTAAATAA
- the gerQ gene encoding spore coat protein GerQ, whose protein sequence is MSEQQDYTNPMYPYYYPYQSYYPVYDYRALYPQQQFSRAEPQGGQQFPQTTQQFPQSDQQFPQAQQQFPQFPTGAAGEQGGTTGTTGTPGETGMLPPQQSYIENILRLNKGKAVTVYMTFESGESGGGGREQVFKGVIEAAGRDHIILSDPETGMRYLLLMVYLDYITFSEEINYAYPFGGAAGPGLATYPPR, encoded by the coding sequence ATGAGTGAACAGCAAGATTATACCAACCCAATGTATCCTTACTACTACCCATACCAATCCTATTATCCAGTATACGACTATCGAGCGCTATATCCACAACAACAATTTTCACGAGCTGAGCCGCAGGGTGGCCAGCAATTTCCACAAACAACACAACAATTCCCGCAATCAGACCAGCAATTTCCGCAAGCGCAGCAGCAATTCCCACAGTTCCCAACAGGCGCAGCGGGTGAACAAGGTGGTACAACCGGAACAACTGGCACACCAGGCGAAACCGGGATGCTGCCACCACAGCAATCCTATATTGAAAACATATTACGACTGAACAAAGGAAAAGCCGTAACTGTTTATATGACGTTTGAAAGTGGTGAAAGTGGCGGTGGCGGTAGGGAGCAAGTATTCAAGGGAGTAATCGAGGCCGCTGGTCGGGACCATATTATCTTAAGCGATCCAGAAACAGGTATGCGCTATTTACTGTTAATGGTTTATTTGGACTACATCACATTTAGCGAAGAAATTAATTACGCTTATCCATTTGGCGGTGCAGCGGGCCCTGGTCTGGCAACATATCCGCCGCGATAA
- the hemQ gene encoding hydrogen peroxide-dependent heme synthase, translated as MVEAVETADGWYSLHDLRSIDWTSWKMASSEEREAAIHEFEQLLAKWEAVEEAKNGSHVLYTVIGQKADLMFMFLRPTMEELNELETEFNKSKFAEYLRPSYSYVSVVEISKYSAPKEGPALETYPKIQERLKPILPKWEHMCFYPMDKRRQGEDNWYATEKDIRAKLLYEHSKTGRKYSGKVKQIITGSFGFDDWEWGVTLFAHDPIQLKKIVYEMRFDEVSARFGEFGEFFVGNHLPKENIPAFLHV; from the coding sequence ATGGTCGAAGCAGTTGAAACAGCGGACGGTTGGTATTCCTTGCATGATCTTAGAAGTATCGACTGGACTTCCTGGAAGATGGCATCAAGTGAGGAACGAGAAGCTGCCATTCATGAATTCGAACAATTACTAGCTAAATGGGAGGCAGTTGAAGAAGCTAAAAATGGCAGTCATGTACTTTACACAGTGATTGGTCAAAAGGCGGATCTCATGTTTATGTTTCTCCGTCCAACCATGGAAGAGTTGAACGAATTGGAAACAGAATTTAATAAATCAAAGTTCGCTGAATATCTAAGGCCGTCTTATTCCTATGTATCTGTCGTTGAAATTTCCAAGTATTCCGCGCCAAAAGAAGGGCCAGCATTAGAAACTTATCCAAAAATCCAGGAACGGCTCAAACCAATTTTGCCAAAGTGGGAGCATATGTGTTTCTACCCAATGGACAAGCGCCGGCAAGGGGAAGACAATTGGTATGCGACAGAAAAGGATATCCGGGCAAAACTGCTATATGAACATAGTAAAACCGGCCGCAAATACAGTGGCAAGGTGAAACAAATCATTACTGGATCGTTTGGCTTTGATGACTGGGAGTGGGGCGTTACATTATTTGCCCATGATCCTATCCAGCTGAAGAAAATTGTTTATGAAATGCGCTTTGATGAGGTCAGTGCCCGTTTCGGCGAATTTGGTGAATTCTTCGTCGGCAACCACCTGCCAAAAGAAAATATACCAGCATTTTTACACGTGTAA
- the pta gene encoding phosphate acetyltransferase — protein MSNLFETIESTIINQDKHIVFPEGQDERILEAAGKLGAAGILTPVLLGNKTNIKHKAEEIGVDVSASKIVDPAEFPEFELMVETFVERRKGKATAEEARELLQNENYFGTMLVYMNQADGLVSGAAHATAETVRPALQIIKTKEGIKKTSGVFIMVRGEEKYVFADCAINIAPDSQDLAEIAVESGETAKLFDVDPRVAMLSFSTKGSAKSDETNKVVEAVKLAKEKNPDLVIDGEFQFDAAFVPSVAKKKAPDSVLEGKANVFIFPSLEAGNIGYKIAQRLGGFQAVGPILQGLNQPVNDLSRGCNADDVYHLALITAAQS, from the coding sequence GTGAGTAACCTTTTTGAAACAATTGAAAGCACCATTATTAATCAGGATAAACATATAGTCTTTCCAGAGGGGCAGGATGAACGAATATTGGAAGCTGCTGGTAAATTGGGAGCAGCAGGAATTTTAACCCCTGTGCTACTTGGAAATAAGACGAATATCAAGCATAAAGCGGAGGAAATTGGGGTCGATGTATCCGCAAGCAAAATTGTCGATCCGGCGGAATTTCCGGAATTTGAATTAATGGTTGAAACGTTTGTTGAACGGCGTAAAGGAAAAGCGACTGCAGAGGAAGCTCGTGAGTTGTTGCAGAATGAAAATTATTTTGGCACTATGCTTGTTTACATGAATCAAGCAGACGGGCTGGTAAGTGGGGCAGCACACGCAACAGCGGAGACAGTCCGGCCGGCGTTACAGATTATTAAAACAAAAGAAGGAATCAAGAAAACGTCGGGCGTATTCATTATGGTGCGCGGTGAAGAAAAATATGTATTTGCTGATTGTGCGATCAATATTGCTCCAGACAGTCAGGATTTAGCTGAAATTGCCGTGGAGAGTGGCGAAACTGCCAAATTATTTGATGTGGATCCACGGGTAGCTATGCTTAGTTTTTCTACCAAGGGTTCAGCCAAATCAGATGAGACGAATAAGGTCGTAGAAGCAGTCAAACTGGCAAAGGAAAAGAATCCTGACCTGGTGATTGATGGGGAATTCCAATTTGATGCAGCCTTTGTCCCAAGTGTAGCAAAGAAAAAAGCACCAGATTCAGTTCTGGAAGGTAAGGCAAATGTATTTATCTTCCCAAGTCTTGAGGCAGGCAATATCGGGTATAAAATTGCTCAACGCCTCGGTGGATTTCAAGCCGTTGGTCCGATTTTACAAGGATTAAATCAACCAGTGAATGACTTATCCCGCGGCTGCAATGCCGATGACGTGTATCACCTTGCGCTTATCACTGCCGCTCAATCGTAA
- a CDS encoding non-homologous end joining protein Ku, with protein sequence MHTMWKGTISFGLVNIPVKMHAATENKDVKLRQLHKECQTPIKYERVCPVCDRKVENDEIVKAYEYAKNKFVVLDDEELAALKKEQADKAVEIVDFVQLEEIDPIYFEKSYYLSPNEGGSKSYALLRAALQDTGKIGVAKMIIRSKEQLACIRVYQNTLVVETIHYPDEVRQVQDVPNVPEQVETTEKELDTAKMLIEQLSTEFDPEKYKDDYRTALLDLIEDKKNNKDHVVATGEKQPTPDNVTNLMDALQASLDRAKKDKPKPAQPKRKKKATTQKKKVAK encoded by the coding sequence ATGCATACGATGTGGAAGGGGACTATTAGTTTTGGTTTGGTGAATATTCCGGTTAAAATGCATGCCGCTACGGAAAACAAAGATGTCAAGCTTAGGCAGCTTCATAAAGAATGCCAGACACCAATCAAATATGAACGCGTTTGTCCTGTATGTGACCGAAAAGTAGAAAATGATGAAATTGTAAAAGCCTATGAATATGCCAAAAATAAATTTGTTGTCCTGGACGATGAGGAATTGGCCGCTTTGAAGAAAGAACAAGCGGATAAAGCGGTGGAAATTGTTGATTTCGTCCAATTAGAGGAAATTGACCCGATTTACTTTGAAAAGAGCTATTATTTGTCACCTAATGAAGGCGGTAGTAAATCCTATGCCCTGCTGAGAGCGGCATTACAGGATACAGGTAAAATTGGTGTCGCCAAAATGATTATCCGCTCTAAGGAGCAGCTTGCTTGTATTCGGGTTTATCAAAATACATTGGTTGTCGAAACCATTCATTATCCTGATGAGGTTCGGCAAGTACAGGACGTGCCAAATGTGCCTGAGCAGGTAGAGACAACCGAAAAAGAACTGGATACAGCGAAAATGCTGATTGAACAATTGTCAACCGAATTTGATCCGGAAAAGTATAAAGATGACTACCGAACCGCTTTGCTTGATTTAATTGAGGATAAGAAAAATAATAAGGATCATGTAGTAGCAACGGGTGAAAAACAACCGACTCCAGATAATGTGACCAACCTGATGGATGCACTGCAGGCGTCACTGGATCGTGCCAAAAAGGACAAACCCAAACCGGCACAACCAAAACGAAAGAAAAAAGCAACAACTCAAAAGAAAAAGGTGGCGAAGTAG
- a CDS encoding DUF423 domain-containing protein: MKLFLALGALNGFLAVALGAFGAHGLEGKVTEKSLGIWEKAVHYEMFHTMALLVTGLLMSKIQTGGMLWAGWLFFIGIVLFSGSLYIYSTSGIKTFAMITPLGGVAFLIGWILLGYAVMKYL, from the coding sequence ATGAAATTATTTTTGGCGCTTGGTGCGCTTAATGGTTTTTTGGCAGTGGCTTTAGGTGCTTTTGGAGCGCACGGGCTAGAGGGGAAAGTTACGGAAAAGTCCCTGGGTATATGGGAGAAGGCTGTTCATTATGAAATGTTTCACACCATGGCCTTGCTCGTGACCGGCCTTTTGATGAGTAAAATTCAGACTGGCGGTATGCTTTGGGCTGGATGGCTGTTCTTTATTGGGATTGTCCTGTTTTCGGGGAGCCTGTATATTTATTCCACATCCGGAATTAAAACATTTGCCATGATTACCCCGCTCGGTGGTGTAGCATTTTTAATCGGCTGGATTTTGCTAGGGTATGCTGTCATGAAATATTTGTAA
- a CDS encoding sugar nucleotide-binding protein, with translation MKICVFGANGYLGVSVYKQLKESETDEVIGTYLQEPAMLDGLYKLNVNEPESFSRFFKEETPDVVVWAVMSGPNENELTDQGLMHLITHLTPQIKLVYLSSDLVFSDGKGPYVEDDPISTLPDDHKFHNYVNGKVKAEHLITNELTNAVILRAGPIYGENVIGKLDEQTDRLAYHLRAGKPIGFRDDLIRSFVHIDDVTMVINEMAHNDLTGVYHVGPAKISSIYEFMKAVAKQLGYDDELVEKASEDEHVDQELPKNTSLIVQKIKHALAVNN, from the coding sequence ATGAAAATATGTGTTTTCGGAGCTAATGGTTATTTGGGTGTATCTGTTTATAAACAATTAAAGGAATCGGAAACGGATGAAGTGATCGGAACATATTTACAGGAACCAGCCATGCTTGACGGACTCTATAAGTTGAATGTCAACGAACCGGAATCATTCTCCCGCTTTTTTAAGGAGGAGACCCCGGATGTGGTGGTATGGGCAGTGATGAGCGGGCCAAATGAGAACGAGTTAACCGATCAAGGTCTTATGCACTTGATTACGCATCTGACGCCGCAGATAAAATTGGTATATTTGTCATCCGATTTAGTTTTTTCTGATGGCAAAGGTCCATACGTGGAAGATGATCCAATATCCACTTTACCTGATGACCATAAATTTCATAACTATGTAAATGGGAAGGTAAAGGCGGAACATTTAATTACGAATGAACTGACGAATGCTGTGATTTTACGAGCGGGTCCAATTTATGGAGAAAATGTTATTGGTAAATTGGATGAACAAACAGATCGCTTGGCCTACCATTTGCGCGCGGGAAAACCAATTGGCTTTCGTGACGATCTGATTCGCTCCTTTGTGCATATTGACGATGTCACAATGGTTATTAATGAAATGGCCCATAATGACCTAACCGGCGTGTATCATGTCGGCCCGGCTAAAATAAGCAGTATCTATGAGTTTATGAAAGCAGTGGCAAAACAGCTGGGCTATGATGATGAACTAGTGGAAAAGGCCAGTGAAGATGAACACGTAGATCAAGAGTTACCAAAAAACACCTCGTTAATTGTTCAGAAAATAAAGCATGCTTTAGCTGTAAATAATTGA
- a CDS encoding YwdI family protein, translating to MSVTDQTVLQRIIREAQQAREKQTSHKKMIEHIKNVKLLCELLLENTDEPTATTNDITANEMKAMMGKTYDSPRNGQLGKQSEFDDDGANGKSIFDF from the coding sequence ATGTCAGTAACGGATCAAACGGTGCTTCAGCGAATCATCAGGGAAGCTCAACAAGCAAGGGAAAAACAAACAAGCCATAAAAAGATGATCGAGCACATCAAAAATGTGAAACTATTATGTGAGCTTCTTCTTGAGAATACAGATGAACCAACTGCAACGACCAATGATATTACAGCAAATGAAATGAAGGCAATGATGGGAAAAACGTATGACTCACCACGTAATGGGCAATTAGGAAAACAATCGGAGTTTGATGATGATGGTGCGAATGGGAAATCAATTTTTGACTTTTAG
- a CDS encoding YjiH family protein, with protein MHEKYRLIDHLKFIIPSCIGVFLFMIPIPSSDGLTIPIAVLANWVENLLVDQLSAIMMIIIIITAIMTVLAKIRPETFTKSPFFQNLFHVSNFWAVTRVLAAIFAVMVFFHLGTEAIYSEDTGQMLLGDLLHVLFAVFLFAGLFLPLLTNFGLLDLFGTLMTKIMRPLFRLPGRASIDSLASWVGDGTIGVLLTSKQYEDGYYTKREAAVIGTTFSVVSITFTLVVIGQVGLENMFVPFYLTVLIAGLVAAIIMPRIPPLSRKADTYINETTEDIEEQTPEGYNSLTFGYKKALEQAKKQSSLTKFLKEGVQNILDMWMGVAPIVMTFGLVALVIAEYTPFFQWLGVPFIPLLELLQIPSAAEASETILIGFADMFLPSIVGSSIESDMTRFIVAALSVTQLIYMSEVGGLLLGTKIPVSFVDLFVIFILRTIITLPVITLIAHFLF; from the coding sequence ATGCATGAAAAATATAGACTTATAGATCATCTGAAATTTATCATTCCGTCATGCATCGGTGTTTTTCTATTTATGATACCTATCCCAAGCAGTGATGGACTAACTATTCCTATTGCCGTTTTGGCCAATTGGGTAGAGAATTTGCTGGTTGATCAGCTTTCAGCTATTATGATGATCATTATTATCATTACAGCTATCATGACGGTACTTGCCAAAATCAGACCAGAAACATTCACCAAATCACCATTCTTTCAAAATCTGTTCCATGTCAGCAATTTTTGGGCCGTAACGCGCGTGTTAGCTGCCATATTTGCCGTGATGGTGTTTTTCCATTTGGGAACAGAAGCCATCTATAGTGAGGATACCGGGCAAATGCTCCTTGGTGACTTATTACACGTATTGTTTGCTGTCTTTTTGTTTGCCGGATTATTTTTGCCTTTGCTGACGAACTTTGGGCTGCTTGATTTATTTGGTACACTAATGACAAAAATTATGCGGCCATTGTTCCGTTTACCGGGTCGGGCATCAATTGATTCACTGGCGTCATGGGTAGGCGATGGAACGATCGGTGTACTGTTGACAAGTAAACAGTATGAAGATGGGTACTATACCAAGCGTGAAGCAGCCGTTATTGGTACAACTTTTTCCGTTGTTTCGATTACCTTCACGTTGGTAGTCATTGGTCAAGTGGGACTTGAAAATATGTTTGTTCCTTTTTATTTAACAGTACTCATAGCGGGCCTCGTTGCTGCCATCATTATGCCGCGCATTCCGCCGTTATCGAGAAAAGCGGACACTTACATTAATGAAACGACAGAAGATATCGAGGAACAAACTCCCGAAGGATATAACAGTCTCACATTTGGCTATAAAAAGGCATTAGAACAAGCCAAAAAGCAGTCCAGCCTTACAAAATTTCTCAAAGAAGGCGTGCAAAACATCCTGGATATGTGGATGGGAGTTGCCCCAATCGTTATGACGTTTGGCTTGGTTGCCCTGGTTATTGCGGAGTACACCCCGTTCTTCCAGTGGTTGGGTGTACCATTTATTCCACTACTTGAGCTGTTGCAAATACCATCTGCAGCCGAAGCTTCGGAAACGATATTAATCGGGTTTGCCGATATGTTTCTTCCGTCCATTGTAGGCTCATCGATTGAATCGGACATGACCAGGTTCATCGTTGCGGCACTATCCGTTACCCAGCTAATCTACATGTCCGAAGTTGGCGGGCTGCTGCTGGGAACCAAAATACCGGTCTCCTTTGTCGACTTATTTGTCATTTTTATACTAAGAACTATCATTACGTTGCCGGTCATTACTTTAATAGCACATTTTCTTTTTTAG
- a CDS encoding lipoate--protein ligase family protein, producing MKNWQDIIRHTTFRYVDQSEQAYIEQIPISAMASFAIDDALATSVSEGNSPPTLRLWVHPETIVLGIPDARLPFIEQGITMLQEQGYQVIVRNSGGLAVALDAGVLNISLVLPGVKHISIYDCYEAMVSFVQFMLRDKTDAIEAYEIVGSYCPGDYDLSIGGRKFAGISQRRIKDGAAIQIYLDVNGDSHHRAALIRDFYAVSLQGEEATFAYPEVNPETMASLSELLHEQITVADMKQRVFAALKTLSEEIICTDFSEDELATFYTRLRQMEKRNEFILRMK from the coding sequence ATGAAAAATTGGCAAGATATTATACGACATACAACATTTCGCTATGTGGATCAATCAGAACAAGCATATATCGAACAGATACCCATTTCGGCCATGGCCTCGTTTGCCATTGATGATGCCCTGGCAACATCAGTCAGCGAGGGGAACTCACCACCGACCCTCCGATTATGGGTACATCCGGAAACAATCGTGCTTGGTATTCCTGATGCCCGCCTCCCCTTTATTGAACAGGGAATTACGATGCTTCAGGAGCAGGGATATCAGGTAATTGTCCGTAATTCAGGCGGGCTTGCCGTTGCCCTTGATGCAGGCGTGTTAAATATCTCACTCGTCTTACCCGGGGTAAAACATATATCAATTTACGACTGTTATGAGGCGATGGTCAGCTTTGTTCAATTCATGCTGCGGGATAAGACGGACGCAATTGAAGCTTACGAAATTGTTGGCTCCTATTGCCCCGGTGATTATGACTTAAGTATTGGTGGTCGCAAATTTGCCGGCATTTCCCAGCGTCGAATCAAAGATGGCGCGGCTATTCAAATTTATTTGGATGTAAACGGAGACAGCCATCACCGTGCCGCATTAATTCGCGACTTTTATGCGGTTAGCTTGCAGGGGGAAGAAGCAACGTTTGCCTATCCCGAGGTGAATCCCGAAACGATGGCCTCCCTGTCTGAACTGCTTCATGAGCAAATAACCGTAGCCGATATGAAACAACGAGTTTTTGCCGCCTTAAAAACATTAAGTGAGGAAATCATTTGCACGGATTTCTCAGAGGATGAGCTGGCAACATTTTATACACGGCTCCGGCAAATGGAAAAACGAAATGAATTCATTTTAAGGATGAAATAA